A single Leptolyngbya sp. FACHB-261 DNA region contains:
- a CDS encoding DUF3067 family protein, with protein MTGSDLRQLLLTKWGFSYDIQFRRTQGRIFMQVMWRYQEQVSFPLDEADYLSHLDQVAAYLIAWGAVEQVTRFIQETKQRPRLGKAVGIPLELGERASEWMLENF; from the coding sequence ATGACTGGATCAGACCTGCGACAACTGCTTCTCACCAAGTGGGGTTTCTCCTACGACATTCAGTTTCGCCGCACGCAGGGCCGGATTTTTATGCAAGTGATGTGGCGTTATCAGGAGCAGGTTTCGTTCCCCCTTGATGAAGCAGATTATTTGAGTCATTTAGATCAAGTTGCCGCTTATTTGATTGCCTGGGGAGCTGTGGAACAGGTCACTCGTTTCATCCAAGAAACCAAGCAGCGTCCTCGTTTAGGTAAAGCAGTGGGCATTCCTCTAGAATTGGGTGAACGCGCCTCTGAATGGATGCTGGAGAACTTTTAA